The following are encoded together in the Pan troglodytes isolate AG18354 chromosome 6, NHGRI_mPanTro3-v2.0_pri, whole genome shotgun sequence genome:
- the CYP3A7 gene encoding cytochrome P450, family 3, subfamily A, polypeptide 67: protein MDLIPNLAVETWLLLAVSLILLYLYGTHSHGLFKKLGIPGPTPLPFVGNVWSFRKGFWTFDMECYKKYRKVWGFYDGLQPVLAITDPDMIKTVLVKECYSVFTNRRPLGPVGFMKSAISRAEDEEWKRIRSLLSPTFTSGKLKEMVPIIAQYGDVLVRNLRREADTGMPVTLKDVFGAYSMDVITSTSFGVNIDSLNNPQDPFVENTKKLLRFNSLDPFILSIKIFPFLTPILEALNITVFPRKVTSFLTKSVKRIKEGRLKETQKHRVDFLQLMIDSQNSKDMESHKALSDLELVAQSIVFIFAGYETTSSVLSFIIYELATHPDVQQKLQEEIDAVLPNKAPPTYDTVLQLEYLDMVVNETLRLFPVAMRLERVCKKDVEINGMFIPKGVVVMIPSYVLHHDPKYWTEPEKFLPERFSKKNKDNIDPYIYTPFGNGPRNCIGMRFALMNMKFALVRVLQNFSFKPCKETQIPLKLRFGGLLRTEKPIVLMAESRDETVSGA, encoded by the exons ATGGATCTCATCCCAAACTTGGCCGTGGAAACCTGGCTTCTCCTGGCTGTCAGCCTGATACTCCTCTATCT ATATGGAACCCATTCACATGGACTTTTTAAGAAGCTTGGAATTCCAGGGCCCACACCTCTGCCTTTTGTGGGAAATGTTTGGTCCTTCCGTAAG GGCTTTTGGACGTTTGACATGGAATGTtataaaaagtacagaaaagtcTGGGG TTTTTATGATGGTCTACAGCCTGTGCTGGCTATCACAGACCCCGACATGATCAAAACAGTGCTAGTGAAAGAATGTTATTCTGTCTTCACAAACCGGAGG CCTTTGGGTCCAGTGGGATTTATGAAAAGTGCCATATCTAGAGCTGAGGATGAAGAATGGAAGAGAATACGATCATTGCTGTCTCCAACCTTCACCAGTGGAAAACTCAAGGAG ATGGTCCCTATCATTGCCCAGTATGGAGATGTGTTGGTGAGAAATCTGAGGCGGGAAGCAGACACAGGCATGCCCGTCACCTTGAAAGA TGTCTTTGGGGCCTACAGCATGGATGTGATCACTAGCACATCATTTGGAGTGAACATCGACTCTCTCAACAATCCACAAGACCCCTTTGTGGAAAACACCAAGAAGCTTTTAAGATTTAATTCATTAGATCCATTCATTCTCTCAATAA aaaTCTTTCCATTCCTTACCCCAATTCTTGAAGCATTAAATATCACTGTGTTTCCAAGAAAAGTTACAAGTTTTCTAACAAAATCTGTAAAACGGATAAAAGAAGGTCGCCTCAAAGAGACACAAAAG CACCGAGTGGATTTCCTTCAGCTGATGATTGACTCTCAGAATTCGAAAGACATGGAGTCCCACAAAG cTCTGTCTGATCTGGAGCTCGTGGCCCAAtcaattgtctttatttttgctgGCTATGAAACCACGAGCAGTGTTCTCTCCTTCATTATATATGAACTGGCCACTCACCCTGATGTCCAGCAGAAACTGCAGGAGGAAATTGATGCAGTTTTACCCAATAAG gcACCACCCACCTATGATACTGTGCTACAGTTGGAGTATCTTGACATGGTGGTGAATGAAACACTCAGATTATTCCCAGTTGCTATGAGACTTGAGAGGGTCTGCAAAAAAGATGTTGAGATCAATGGGATGTTTATTCCCAAaggggtggtggtgatgattCCAAGCTATGTTCTTCATCATGACCCAAAGTACTGGACAGAGCCTGAGAAGTTCCTCCCTGAAAG GTTCAGTAAGAAGAACAAGGACAACATAGATCCTTACATATACACACCCTTTGGAAATGGACCCAGAAATTGCATTGGCATGAGGTTTGCTCTCATGAACATGAAATTTGCTCTAGTCAGAGTCCTTCAGAACTTCTCCTTCAAACCTTGTAAAGAAACACAG ATCCCCCTGAAATTACGCTTTGGAGGACTTCTTCGAACAGAAAAACCCATTGTTCTAATGGCTGAGTCAAGGGATGAGACTGTGAGTGGAGCCTGA
- the CYP3A7 gene encoding cytochrome P450, family 3, subfamily A, polypeptide 67 isoform X1 has protein sequence MDLIPNLAVETWLLLAVSLILLYLYGTHSHGLFKKLGIPGPTPLPFVGNVWSFRKGFWTFDMECYKKYRKVWGFYDGLQPVLAITDPDMIKTVLVKECYSVFTNRRPLGPVGFMKSAISRAEDEEWKRIRSLLSPTFTSGKLKEMVPIIAQYGDVLVRNLRREADTGMPVTLKDVFGAYSMDVITSTSFGVNIDSLNNPQDPFVENTKKLLRFNSLDPFILSIKIFPFLTPILEALNITVFPRKVTSFLTKSVKRIKEGRLKETQKHRVDFLQLMIDSQNSKDMESHKALSDLELVAQSIVFIFAGYETTSSVLSFIIYELATHPDVQQKLQEEIDAVLPNKAPPTYDTVLQLEYLDMVVNETLRLFPVAMRLERVCKKDVEINGMFIPKGVVVMIPSYVLHHDPKYWTEPEKFLPERSP, from the exons ATGGATCTCATCCCAAACTTGGCCGTGGAAACCTGGCTTCTCCTGGCTGTCAGCCTGATACTCCTCTATCT ATATGGAACCCATTCACATGGACTTTTTAAGAAGCTTGGAATTCCAGGGCCCACACCTCTGCCTTTTGTGGGAAATGTTTGGTCCTTCCGTAAG GGCTTTTGGACGTTTGACATGGAATGTtataaaaagtacagaaaagtcTGGGG TTTTTATGATGGTCTACAGCCTGTGCTGGCTATCACAGACCCCGACATGATCAAAACAGTGCTAGTGAAAGAATGTTATTCTGTCTTCACAAACCGGAGG CCTTTGGGTCCAGTGGGATTTATGAAAAGTGCCATATCTAGAGCTGAGGATGAAGAATGGAAGAGAATACGATCATTGCTGTCTCCAACCTTCACCAGTGGAAAACTCAAGGAG ATGGTCCCTATCATTGCCCAGTATGGAGATGTGTTGGTGAGAAATCTGAGGCGGGAAGCAGACACAGGCATGCCCGTCACCTTGAAAGA TGTCTTTGGGGCCTACAGCATGGATGTGATCACTAGCACATCATTTGGAGTGAACATCGACTCTCTCAACAATCCACAAGACCCCTTTGTGGAAAACACCAAGAAGCTTTTAAGATTTAATTCATTAGATCCATTCATTCTCTCAATAA aaaTCTTTCCATTCCTTACCCCAATTCTTGAAGCATTAAATATCACTGTGTTTCCAAGAAAAGTTACAAGTTTTCTAACAAAATCTGTAAAACGGATAAAAGAAGGTCGCCTCAAAGAGACACAAAAG CACCGAGTGGATTTCCTTCAGCTGATGATTGACTCTCAGAATTCGAAAGACATGGAGTCCCACAAAG cTCTGTCTGATCTGGAGCTCGTGGCCCAAtcaattgtctttatttttgctgGCTATGAAACCACGAGCAGTGTTCTCTCCTTCATTATATATGAACTGGCCACTCACCCTGATGTCCAGCAGAAACTGCAGGAGGAAATTGATGCAGTTTTACCCAATAAG gcACCACCCACCTATGATACTGTGCTACAGTTGGAGTATCTTGACATGGTGGTGAATGAAACACTCAGATTATTCCCAGTTGCTATGAGACTTGAGAGGGTCTGCAAAAAAGATGTTGAGATCAATGGGATGTTTATTCCCAAaggggtggtggtgatgattCCAAGCTATGTTCTTCATCATGACCCAAAGTACTGGACAGAGCCTGAGAAGTTCCTCCCTGAAAG ATCCCCCTGA